A single genomic interval of Juglans regia cultivar Chandler chromosome 1, Walnut 2.0, whole genome shotgun sequence harbors:
- the LOC109001389 gene encoding uncharacterized protein LOC109001389 isoform X2 produces MGVFPICGVTVFLSGMAIALLGSRCHAPSVMLANFIATPIELSLLVPFLRFGEILSGGPQFPLTADALKKILTGQASWEVLLSVAHALLGWLVAAPFILATLYVILLPCFKLLVHKFSSVPSSPKKQPNSPSDVRLKENDAFLSIALHCGMYSYVESFMWF; encoded by the exons ATGGGAGTATTTCCAATTTGTG GGGTGACTGTGTTTCTATCTGGGATGGCTATTGCATTGCTTGGATCTCGTTGCCATGCCCCAAGTGTAATGCTGGCAAACTTTATTGCAACTCCGATAGAGTTGAG CCTACTGGTACCCTTCTTACGCTTTGGTGAAATTCTCTCTGGTGGGCCTCAATTTCCGTTGACGGCTGATGCTTTGAAGAAGATTTTGACCGGCCAAGCCTCTTGGGAAGTCCTCTTAAGTGTCGCACATGCG TTACTGGGATGGCTTGTAGCGGCACCCTTTATCCTGGCAACCCTCTATGTAATTCTTCTTCCTTGTTTCAAGCTCTTGGTTCACAAGTTTAGTTCCGTTCCTTCAAGCCCAAAGAAACAACCTAACTCACCCTCAGATGTTAGGCTGAAG GAAAATGATGCATTTCTTTCTATTGCCCTGCATTGTGGGATGTACTCCTATGTTGAATCATTTATGTGGTTCTAA
- the LOC109001390 gene encoding glycerophosphodiester phosphodiesterase GDPD4 isoform X1, whose protein sequence is MAIPMRLGRRQRGRQFLQSQVGLGGRFLHRFRLRFSSQRFFRAIIICLAFVALLPPLFFHFRLKRFHEIRERNCGWLNDPPLVCAHGGDSTKAFPNTMAAYHMALRSQADCIEIDVSRSSDGVLFALHDRDLQRMSGNSTSKVGYLSTKEIRELGSAHQSSQKFHDESIPTLEDALMLISSSVRQVILDAKVGPPSYEKGLAKDILSVVERTQCKNCLVWAKSDNLARDVIKLSPDIVVGYIVMKDPSTGARTNLLRMRGAGVVGVYHPLVDEKLVKILHGTNKKVYAWTVDDTDSMQKMLIERVDAVVTSNPTLLQRRMQDIRTQCLEEGFFLSR, encoded by the exons ATGGCGATCCCAATGAGATTGGGAAGGAGACAACGAGGACGGCAATTCCTACAGAGTCAAGTCGGTCTCGGTGGTCGATTCCTTCATCGCTTCAGATTAAGATTTTCTTCGCAAAGGTTCTTCCGTGCTATTATCATATGCCTGGCCTTCGTCGCTCTGTTGCCTCCCTTATTCTTCCACTTCCGGCTCAAGCGCTTCCATGAG ATACGAGAAAGAAATTGCGGTTGGCTGAATGATCCTCCTCTTGTATGTGCTCACGGGGGTGACTCAACTAAGGCCTTCCCCAACACG aTGGCTGCGTATCATATGGCACTTCGTTCTCAAGCAGACTGCATTGAGATCGATGTTTCTCGTTCTTCTGATGGGGTTTTGTTCGCTCTGCATGATAG GGATTTGCAGCGGATGTCTGGAAACAGTACTTCTAAAGTCGGGTACTTGAGCACAAAAGAG ATACGAGAACTTGGCAGTGCTCATCAATCTTCGCAGAAGTTTCATGATGAAAGCATTCCTACTCTTGAAGATGCTTTGATG TTGATATCAAGTTCTGTTCGGCAAGTGATTCTAGATGCTAAGGTTGGGCCTCCATCTTATGAAAAAGGGCTTGCAAAGGATATTCTTTCTGTT GTTGAGAGGACGCAGTGTAAGAATTGCCTTGTATGGGCTAAAAGTGACAATTTAGCAAGGGACGTAATTAAACTATCACCGGATATTGTG GTGGGCTACATTGTGATGAAGGATCCTTCTACTGGGGCTCGAACAAACTTGTTGAGGATGAGAGGTGCTGGAGTGGTTGGTGTTTATCACCCTCTGGTTGATGAAAAGCTTGTGAAAATTCTTCATGG GACGAATAAAAAGGTCTACGCCTGGACTGTTGATGATACAGATTCGATGCAAAAGATGTTGATTGAGCGTGTGGATGCTGTTGTTACAAGCAATCCTACTCTACTTCAACGTCGAATGCAAGATATCAGAACCCAATGTCTCGAGGAAGGCTTTTTTTTGTCACGATGA
- the LOC109001389 gene encoding uncharacterized protein LOC109001389 isoform X1 gives MATARIGLAPWFHNKVIDPLFQILRRGAEPKQLAFSVALGITMGVFPICGVTVFLSGMAIALLGSRCHAPSVMLANFIATPIELSLLVPFLRFGEILSGGPQFPLTADALKKILTGQASWEVLLSVAHALLGWLVAAPFILATLYVILLPCFKLLVHKFSSVPSSPKKQPNSPSDVRLKENDAFLSIALHCGMYSYVESFMWF, from the exons ATGGCAACGGCAAGGATTGGATTGGCTCCTTGGTTCCACAATAAGGTCATCGATCCTCTTTTCCAAATCCTCCGCAG gGGTGCTGAGCCAAAGCAATTGGCATTCTCTGTTGCTCTTGGCATTACCATGGGAGTATTTCCAATTTGTG GGGTGACTGTGTTTCTATCTGGGATGGCTATTGCATTGCTTGGATCTCGTTGCCATGCCCCAAGTGTAATGCTGGCAAACTTTATTGCAACTCCGATAGAGTTGAG CCTACTGGTACCCTTCTTACGCTTTGGTGAAATTCTCTCTGGTGGGCCTCAATTTCCGTTGACGGCTGATGCTTTGAAGAAGATTTTGACCGGCCAAGCCTCTTGGGAAGTCCTCTTAAGTGTCGCACATGCG TTACTGGGATGGCTTGTAGCGGCACCCTTTATCCTGGCAACCCTCTATGTAATTCTTCTTCCTTGTTTCAAGCTCTTGGTTCACAAGTTTAGTTCCGTTCCTTCAAGCCCAAAGAAACAACCTAACTCACCCTCAGATGTTAGGCTGAAG GAAAATGATGCATTTCTTTCTATTGCCCTGCATTGTGGGATGTACTCCTATGTTGAATCATTTATGTGGTTCTAA
- the LOC109001386 gene encoding phytolongin Phyl1.1 yields the protein MIMDTIQNTVYYCCIYRRRGNRILYTYSGGDREIENLAILCLERTPPFHRWYFETMCKKTFGFLMEDGYVYFTIVDEGLGNSGVLRFLEHVQDEFKKVARKGSRGSFSSMSSIGLQEQLVPVIRRLITILENVSQGGSDWTGETRSSLHVGLSPPSHNVNGQIETVSSTKAPLLGKSSKQDKKKAKDHVIGTRDMELEENRRSTDRGVKVDLESLDSHNQGGAGSSVSLQKDMGSMRIRSGSQSIRKKYWHQVRIVLAIDAVVCIILFVIWLLICRGISCLR from the coding sequence ATGATAATGGATACCATTCAGAATACAGTGTATTACTGTTGCATTTATAGGCGTAGGGGTAACAGGATTTTGTACACCTATAGTGGTGGAGACCGTGAAATCGAGAATTTGGCCATTTTGTGCTTAGAAAGAACTCCCCCGTTCCATAGGTGGTACTTTGAGACAATGTGTAAAAAAACTTTTGGGTTTTTGATGGAAGATGGGTATGTTTATTTCACAATTGTTGATGAGGGTCTGGGTAACTCGGGTGTTCTTCGATTTCTAGAACACGTGCAAGATGAATTTAAGAAGGTAGCAAGAAAAGGTTCAAGGGGAAGTTTTTCAAGTATGAGCTCAATTGGTTTACAGGAGCAGTTAGTGCCTGTCATCCGGCGGTTGATCACCATATTGGAGAATGTTTCTCAGGGTGGCAGTGATTGGACTGGTGAAACACGCTCATCACTTCATGTCGGTCTGTCTCCACCATCACATAATGTAAATGGGCAAATTGAAACTGTTAGTTCTACAAAAGCCCCTTTGTTGGGAAAATCCAGCAAGCAAGATAAGAAGAAGGCAAAGGATCATGTCATTGGAACGAGAGACATGGAGCTGGAGGAGAACCGAAGATCTACAGACAGAGGAGTCAAGGTTGATTTGGAAAGCCTGGATTCTCATAATCAAGGTGGGGCAGGTTCCTCAGTCTCATTGCAGAAAGATATGGGTTCTATGAGGATAAGATCAGGTTCTCAAAGTATTCGAAAGAAGTATTGGCATCAAGTACGAATTGTTCTTGCCATTGATGCAGTTGTCTGTATCATTTTGTTTGTGATCTGGCTATTGATCTGTCGTGGTATTTCTTGCCTTCGTTGA
- the LOC109001388 gene encoding single-stranded DNA-binding protein WHY2, mitochondrial encodes MMKLSRLLQSRNLLSGKLLYGKSGDVKDASCLHAFTVHAGISTSRENSAAKGYAAQRIFASYSVFKGKAALSVTPVLPTFTKLDSGSVVVDRRGVMMFKFLPAIGERKYDNEKRQVIALSVTEVGSLISLGPQDSCEMFHDPSMKSSNAGQVRKSLSIKPHADGSGYLISLSVVNNILKTKEYFTVPVTTAEFSVMKTACSFALPHILGWGRLTNQLPRGTEGQPSKVDSQLLDLEWDK; translated from the exons ATGATGAAGTTGTCGCGACTTTTACAGTCCAG GAACCTGTTGTCTGGGAAACTTCTATATGGGAAATCTGGTGATGTTAAAGATGCTTCATGCCTGCATGCATTTACAGTTCATGCTGGGATATCAACTTCAAGAGAGAATTCTGCTGCTAAAG GATATGCTGCACAGCGAATATTTGCTTCTTATTCTGTTTTCAAGGGCAAAGCTGCACTCTCTGTGACTCCTGTTCtcccaactttcacaaaattggat TCTGGCAGTGTTGTAGTTGACCGTCGTGGTGTCATGATGTTTAAGTTCTTACCTGCTATTGGTGAGCGCAAGTATGATAATGAGAAGAGACAG GTGATTGCTTTGTCAGTGACAGAGGTTGGGTCTTTGATTAGCTTGGGCCCTCAAGATTCTTGTGAGATGTTTCACGACCCATCAATGAAATCAAG CAATGCTGGTCAAGTCAGGAAGAGCTTATCAATTAAGCCTCATGCGGATGGTAGTGGCTATTTAATTTCTCTGT CTGTTGTCAACAACATTCTTAAAACCAAAGAATACTTCACCGTTCCTGTCACAACTGCTGAATTCTCAGTGATGAAGACAGCTTGCAGT TTTGCATTGCCCCACATCTTAGGTTGGGGCCGATTAACAAATCAGCTGCCGAGAGGCACAGAGGGACAGCCATCAAAGGTTGATTCACAACTACTGGATTTAGAGTGGGATAAATGA
- the LOC109001390 gene encoding glycerophosphodiester phosphodiesterase GDPD4 isoform X2, whose amino-acid sequence MILLLYVLTGVTQLRPSPTRWLRIIWHFVLKQTALRSMFLVLLMGFCSLCMIGRDLQRMSGNSTSKVGYLSTKEIRELGSAHQSSQKFHDESIPTLEDALMLISSSVRQVILDAKVGPPSYEKGLAKDILSVVERTQCKNCLVWAKSDNLARDVIKLSPDIVVGYIVMKDPSTGARTNLLRMRGAGVVGVYHPLVDEKLVKILHGTNKKVYAWTVDDTDSMQKMLIERVDAVVTSNPTLLQRRMQDIRTQCLEEGFFLSR is encoded by the exons ATGATCCTCCTCTTGTATGTGCTCACGGGGGTGACTCAACTAAGGCCTTCCCCAACACG aTGGCTGCGTATCATATGGCACTTCGTTCTCAAGCAGACTGCATTGAGATCGATGTTTCTCGTTCTTCTGATGGGGTTTTGTTCGCTCTGCATGATAG GCAGGGATTTGCAGCGGATGTCTGGAAACAGTACTTCTAAAGTCGGGTACTTGAGCACAAAAGAG ATACGAGAACTTGGCAGTGCTCATCAATCTTCGCAGAAGTTTCATGATGAAAGCATTCCTACTCTTGAAGATGCTTTGATG TTGATATCAAGTTCTGTTCGGCAAGTGATTCTAGATGCTAAGGTTGGGCCTCCATCTTATGAAAAAGGGCTTGCAAAGGATATTCTTTCTGTT GTTGAGAGGACGCAGTGTAAGAATTGCCTTGTATGGGCTAAAAGTGACAATTTAGCAAGGGACGTAATTAAACTATCACCGGATATTGTG GTGGGCTACATTGTGATGAAGGATCCTTCTACTGGGGCTCGAACAAACTTGTTGAGGATGAGAGGTGCTGGAGTGGTTGGTGTTTATCACCCTCTGGTTGATGAAAAGCTTGTGAAAATTCTTCATGG GACGAATAAAAAGGTCTACGCCTGGACTGTTGATGATACAGATTCGATGCAAAAGATGTTGATTGAGCGTGTGGATGCTGTTGTTACAAGCAATCCTACTCTACTTCAACGTCGAATGCAAGATATCAGAACCCAATGTCTCGAGGAAGGCTTTTTTTTGTCACGATGA